The following coding sequences lie in one Spirosoma sp. KUDC1026 genomic window:
- a CDS encoding GDP-L-fucose synthase family protein, whose protein sequence is MEKQARIYIAGHRGMVGSAIVRKLQAEGYTNLIMRTSSELDLRNQVAVADFFEEEKPEYVFLAAAKVGGILANNIYRAEFLYDNLIIEANIIQSAYKTGVKKLLFLGSSCIYPKMAPQPLQEEYLLTGLLEPTNEPYAIAKIAGIKLCEAYRSQYGCNYISAMPTNLYGPNDNYDLQGSHVLPALIRKFHEAKINNQPSVEVWGTGSPRREFLHADDLADACVFLMEEYNDELFVNIGTGEDVTIRELAEAVKDVVGFEGELRWDTSKPDGTPRKLMDVSRIHNLGWKHKTELRDGLEKTYQDFLANEVLYVE, encoded by the coding sequence ATGGAAAAACAGGCCCGAATTTATATTGCTGGACACCGCGGAATGGTCGGTTCGGCAATCGTCCGCAAATTACAGGCAGAAGGTTACACCAACCTGATTATGCGTACCTCTTCCGAACTGGACCTGCGCAATCAGGTGGCCGTAGCCGATTTCTTCGAGGAAGAAAAACCTGAGTACGTTTTTTTGGCTGCGGCTAAAGTGGGCGGTATTCTGGCTAATAACATCTATCGTGCCGAATTCCTGTACGATAACCTGATCATTGAAGCCAACATCATCCAGAGTGCCTACAAAACGGGCGTAAAAAAACTCCTGTTCCTGGGTTCGTCCTGCATTTATCCTAAGATGGCCCCTCAGCCGCTACAGGAAGAATATCTGCTGACTGGTCTGCTTGAGCCAACAAACGAGCCCTATGCCATCGCTAAAATCGCGGGCATTAAGCTGTGCGAAGCATATCGAAGCCAGTATGGCTGCAATTACATCTCGGCCATGCCAACGAACCTGTATGGTCCAAACGACAATTACGACCTGCAGGGTTCGCACGTACTGCCCGCGTTGATCCGTAAATTTCACGAAGCAAAAATCAACAACCAGCCATCGGTTGAAGTATGGGGAACCGGTTCGCCCCGGCGCGAATTTCTGCACGCAGATGACCTGGCTGACGCCTGCGTCTTCTTGATGGAGGAATACAACGATGAGTTGTTCGTCAACATCGGTACCGGTGAGGACGTAACGATTCGTGAACTGGCCGAAGCCGTAAAAGACGTGGTTGGCTTCGAAGGCGAGCTGCGTTGGGATACCTCAAAACCCGATGGCACTCCCCGTAAATTGATGGATGTTTCCCGGATTCATAACCTCGGCTGGAAACACAAAACCGAACTGCGGGATGGTCTGGAAAAAACGTATCAGGATTTCCTCGCCAACGAGGTGCTGTACGTAGAATAG
- a CDS encoding DEAD/DEAH box helicase, with product MDITSFEQFELNRQLLNAVADAGYTEPTPIQQKTIPLSLGNHDVLGIAQTGTGKTAAYLLPLLMKIKYAQGKNPRALILAPTRELAIQINEAVKELAKYTDLRHLAVYGGLGPKTQIETLQKGVDILVATPGRFMDLYRMGELVTKDIRTMVLDEADKMMDMGFMPQIRSILEVIPTKRQNLLFSATFGARVERLSSEFLEAPMKVEVTPQASTAKMVDQVLYEVPNFRTKINLLNHLINQDTFQRVIIFSRTKEHAENIYKFLSRKVIEGDNIRVIHANKGQNTRINSMDAFKEGNIKVLVATDVVARGIDVAEVSHVVNFDVPLIYEDYVHRIGRTGRANHTGEAITFMTPAENYHIQKIEKIIKMPIPRQPMPDEVFVTETPFDESQAMLREIDEQRRKENPDFLGAFHEKKEKNTAAGKAKQKAKKAAIARKTTARPPSNTRTKSSSGSGSSKRSGSRGGRR from the coding sequence ATGGATATTACTTCTTTCGAGCAATTTGAGCTGAATCGACAGTTGCTGAACGCCGTCGCCGACGCTGGTTATACAGAGCCTACTCCAATTCAGCAGAAAACTATTCCGCTGAGTCTGGGGAATCACGACGTCTTGGGGATTGCCCAAACCGGCACAGGCAAAACAGCGGCTTACCTGCTGCCGCTGCTGATGAAGATCAAATACGCGCAGGGTAAAAACCCACGGGCGTTGATTCTCGCTCCAACCCGTGAGCTGGCCATTCAGATCAATGAAGCTGTTAAGGAACTGGCTAAATATACCGATCTGCGTCATCTGGCTGTTTATGGCGGACTTGGCCCCAAAACACAGATCGAAACTCTGCAAAAAGGGGTGGATATTCTGGTCGCTACCCCCGGTCGGTTCATGGATCTCTACCGGATGGGTGAATTGGTGACCAAGGATATCCGGACTATGGTGCTGGACGAAGCCGATAAAATGATGGATATGGGCTTCATGCCGCAGATCCGGTCTATTCTCGAAGTGATTCCAACGAAGCGACAGAATCTGTTGTTCTCTGCTACATTCGGGGCACGGGTCGAGCGGCTGTCGTCGGAGTTCCTGGAAGCGCCGATGAAAGTAGAGGTTACCCCTCAGGCATCGACGGCCAAAATGGTTGATCAAGTCCTGTATGAAGTACCCAACTTCCGGACGAAGATTAATCTGCTGAACCACCTCATCAACCAGGATACGTTCCAGCGGGTCATCATCTTTTCCCGTACCAAAGAGCACGCCGAGAATATCTACAAGTTCCTGTCCAGGAAGGTAATCGAGGGAGATAACATCCGAGTCATTCACGCCAACAAAGGCCAGAACACACGCATCAACTCGATGGATGCCTTTAAAGAAGGCAACATCAAAGTATTGGTCGCTACCGATGTTGTTGCGCGCGGTATTGACGTAGCGGAGGTTAGCCACGTAGTAAATTTCGACGTACCGCTCATCTACGAAGATTACGTTCACCGCATTGGCCGAACTGGCCGGGCTAATCATACCGGCGAGGCTATTACGTTCATGACCCCGGCGGAGAATTATCACATCCAGAAAATCGAAAAGATTATCAAGATGCCGATTCCTCGTCAGCCCATGCCCGACGAGGTCTTTGTTACGGAAACCCCTTTCGACGAGAGTCAGGCTATGCTTCGCGAAATTGACGAGCAGCGCCGGAAAGAAAATCCAGATTTCCTGGGTGCTTTCCACGAGAAAAAGGAAAAGAATACGGCTGCCGGTAAAGCGAAACAGAAAGCCAAAAAAGCCGCAATAGCCCGTAAAACGACGGCACGGCCACCGTCTAATACACGAACCAAATCCAGCTCTGGATCTGGTTCGTCAAAGCGGTCAGGATCTCGGGGCGGCAGGCGGTAA
- a CDS encoding glycosyltransferase family protein, with protein MHVLFLVQGEGRGHLTQALSMQQILKTAGHDVIGAIVGVTPQREVPAFFREAFSAPITPVFSPGLVYNAGTNALEPTKTTLQAIRSIRPFWKSLKQVRDIIETKRPDVVINFYEMLGGLTYALLKPSVPMICIAHQYLAFHPNFQCPKGQWMYRQAFKINTLLTCFGAKELLALSFDKQPDFPQRRVRVVPPLLRQEVASLKPMDGNFVLAYVTQPGLRSELERAHQERPDLKMDAFHASATSPDQVIDETLTYHAIDGKRFLNYMSRCKAIVTTAGFESVCEAAYLGKPALMIPQPNHFEQACNAIDGQRVGVGLGATHFNLDQFMTYLPQHDPSVSERFRAWQQQGYFMFLSALNRATAPGDQRSGGFLMPRLRQLLR; from the coding sequence ATGCATGTTCTTTTTTTGGTTCAGGGGGAAGGCCGTGGCCATCTGACTCAGGCGTTGTCGATGCAGCAGATTTTAAAAACAGCTGGTCACGACGTAATAGGCGCCATTGTGGGCGTAACTCCGCAGCGGGAGGTTCCAGCGTTTTTCAGGGAAGCATTCTCCGCGCCCATCACACCTGTGTTCAGCCCGGGTTTGGTATACAACGCTGGTACAAACGCCCTTGAACCAACCAAAACTACATTACAGGCTATTCGGTCAATACGTCCGTTTTGGAAGAGTCTGAAACAGGTACGGGATATTATTGAAACGAAACGTCCCGACGTAGTCATCAATTTTTACGAAATGCTGGGTGGGCTTACGTATGCGCTGCTGAAACCATCGGTTCCGATGATTTGCATCGCACACCAGTATCTGGCTTTCCACCCGAACTTTCAGTGCCCCAAGGGGCAATGGATGTACAGACAGGCCTTTAAAATCAATACGCTGTTAACCTGTTTCGGCGCAAAAGAACTGCTGGCCTTGTCATTCGATAAACAGCCCGATTTTCCTCAGCGCCGTGTGCGGGTTGTACCGCCCCTGTTACGTCAGGAAGTGGCTTCGCTGAAGCCTATGGACGGGAATTTTGTTCTGGCCTACGTAACGCAGCCCGGCCTTCGATCAGAACTCGAGCGAGCCCACCAGGAACGCCCCGATTTAAAAATGGACGCCTTCCACGCCAGCGCTACCAGCCCCGATCAGGTTATTGATGAAACGTTGACGTATCATGCCATTGATGGCAAACGCTTTCTGAATTATATGAGTCGCTGCAAAGCGATTGTAACCACGGCGGGTTTCGAATCGGTTTGTGAGGCCGCTTATCTGGGCAAACCTGCCCTGATGATTCCGCAGCCTAACCATTTCGAGCAGGCCTGTAATGCGATCGACGGACAGCGGGTTGGTGTTGGCCTAGGTGCTACCCATTTCAACCTCGACCAGTTTATGACTTATCTGCCCCAGCACGATCCGTCGGTCAGCGAGCGATTCCGGGCCTGGCAGCAGCAGGGGTATTTTATGTTCCTTAGTGCCCTGAACCGCGCTACAGCGCCCGGCGATCAACGCTCGGGAGGTTTCCTGATGCCTCGTCTGCGTCAGCTACTCCGTTAG
- a CDS encoding NAD(P)H-binding protein yields the protein MSKGRVSIIGCGWLGTPLAERLVSEQYLVKGSTTTESKMAILEEKGIEPYLLQFDPAPIGDLDKLLEADSIVILLPPRAGKMGEDFYPQEIKLLTQAMQKSSVKQVILVSSTSIYPENNQVAVEDDVQTPGQSAAPALVDGEQAVLAIQPDRNVTVVRFGGLLGYDRIPGKYVAGRTVNTGAVPVNYIHRDDAVGILMAILSEKVTGVFNAVVPEHPSRKAVYLKNCADFGFESPTFVEPETPVLYKIISAEKLDRAINYSFKYPNPLGFFYQLTE from the coding sequence ATGTCAAAAGGACGCGTGTCAATCATAGGTTGCGGCTGGCTGGGAACACCCCTGGCCGAACGACTGGTCAGTGAGCAGTATCTCGTCAAGGGAAGTACCACTACAGAGAGTAAAATGGCGATATTGGAAGAAAAAGGTATTGAGCCTTATTTGCTCCAGTTTGACCCCGCGCCCATTGGTGACCTTGACAAGCTGCTGGAGGCTGACTCTATCGTTATCCTATTGCCGCCAAGAGCCGGGAAAATGGGCGAAGATTTTTATCCGCAGGAGATTAAGCTGTTAACACAGGCTATGCAGAAGTCGTCGGTAAAACAGGTTATTCTGGTTAGCTCTACTTCCATTTACCCAGAAAACAATCAGGTTGCGGTTGAAGACGATGTCCAAACGCCTGGTCAATCAGCAGCGCCGGCTTTGGTCGACGGCGAACAGGCTGTTTTAGCGATCCAGCCAGATCGAAACGTTACGGTCGTGCGCTTCGGTGGGTTGCTGGGCTACGACCGAATCCCCGGCAAATATGTCGCTGGTCGTACGGTCAATACGGGCGCTGTCCCCGTCAATTACATACATCGGGATGATGCCGTTGGCATACTGATGGCTATACTGTCGGAAAAAGTTACCGGCGTGTTCAATGCCGTGGTGCCGGAACATCCTTCCCGGAAAGCGGTTTACCTGAAAAACTGCGCGGATTTTGGCTTTGAGTCCCCAACGTTCGTTGAGCCAGAAACGCCGGTGCTTTACAAAATAATCAGCGCGGAGAAACTGGATCGGGCGATCAATTACTCGTTCAAATACCCCAATCCGCTAGGGTTCTTTTATCAACTAACGGAGTAG
- a CDS encoding fructosamine kinase family protein yields MNFWGDEQFSFFESILYQTLGQSVEVIEAQFLSGGDINMSAQVFSSEGVFFIKWNHADQSDMFEVEARGLDLLRQTDALSIPQVIGFGREMDKAYLVLEYIDPGPATNASWDALGHSLAVIHSHTQPKFGLHFDNYIGSLPQTNTLTANGFDFFFEQRLLPQAGMALYRELLSKKSYDALFRLRERLPDLLPADRPALLHGDLWSGNVMVSEAGQPVLIDPAVYYGFREADLAFTKLFGGFDQRFYDAYHEAFPLEDGFEDRVAIYNLYPLLVHVNLFGSGYVSGVERILKQF; encoded by the coding sequence ATGAATTTTTGGGGTGACGAGCAATTTTCCTTTTTTGAAAGTATTCTGTACCAGACGCTAGGGCAGTCCGTCGAAGTTATCGAAGCGCAGTTTCTATCGGGTGGCGACATCAATATGTCGGCGCAGGTATTTTCGTCGGAGGGTGTTTTCTTCATCAAATGGAACCACGCCGATCAGTCAGATATGTTTGAGGTGGAGGCCCGGGGTCTGGACCTGCTCCGGCAAACCGATGCGTTATCTATTCCGCAGGTTATTGGCTTCGGCCGGGAGATGGACAAGGCTTACCTGGTTCTGGAATACATCGATCCTGGCCCGGCGACAAATGCCTCCTGGGACGCGCTCGGCCATTCGTTAGCCGTTATTCATTCGCATACCCAGCCGAAGTTTGGGTTGCATTTCGATAATTACATTGGCTCATTACCTCAGACTAATACACTGACGGCGAACGGGTTCGATTTCTTTTTTGAGCAACGCTTACTGCCCCAGGCTGGCATGGCCTTATACCGGGAGCTTTTGTCGAAAAAATCATACGATGCCCTGTTCCGGCTTCGCGAGCGACTGCCCGACCTGTTACCGGCTGATCGCCCGGCGTTACTGCACGGCGACCTCTGGTCAGGCAATGTCATGGTGTCAGAAGCGGGGCAGCCCGTTCTGATCGACCCGGCGGTTTATTACGGTTTCCGCGAAGCTGATCTGGCGTTTACGAAGTTGTTTGGCGGGTTTGATCAGCGCTTTTATGATGCCTACCACGAAGCCTTTCCGCTGGAAGACGGCTTCGAGGACCGGGTGGCAATTTACAATTTGTACCCCTTACTGGTTCACGTGAATCTGTTTGGGTCGGGCTACGTTAGTGGCGTAGAGCGAATTCTTAAGCAGTTCTGA
- a CDS encoding toxin-antitoxin system YwqK family antitoxin: MSAVWAQTTAPSALTTASTPVLAPSGSPAPPFSSVPSSMTTLGLPSPASLKEQKDAYISNLMPDLGLKIKSLKKSKDRKKKVSKTDYEGLAMIKAYTKLGSGDRTIVEEFHVLKDNDAAKPLAYVREIYRYYPRDRRVTSSIVRDGSTGLLLHGPYKRFQNGELVEEGHYYAGMKDGRWERYDSKFTLLDKTFWHRGLPAESKVTYYDSTHHKVKEIIPMEYGKVKGTYMAFHENGLLAEEGKYDNGVKIGRWTEFYPINPSGRRMRHKLTQYGSDQWDKDFESFVITEWDEKGKVIYEHSKEKVVEAEESDN; encoded by the coding sequence ATGTCGGCTGTCTGGGCGCAGACAACTGCCCCTTCGGCGTTGACAACGGCTTCTACTCCGGTGCTGGCGCCGTCAGGTTCGCCAGCACCGCCTTTCTCCTCCGTACCTTCGTCGATGACAACGCTGGGGCTGCCGTCGCCGGCAAGTCTGAAAGAGCAGAAAGATGCGTATATCAGCAACCTGATGCCCGATCTTGGGCTGAAAATTAAGTCGCTCAAGAAGTCAAAAGACAGAAAGAAAAAGGTATCAAAAACCGACTATGAAGGTCTGGCAATGATTAAAGCCTATACCAAACTCGGTAGCGGTGACCGGACGATCGTCGAAGAATTTCACGTCCTGAAAGATAACGATGCCGCTAAGCCGCTGGCCTACGTTCGGGAGATATACCGCTATTACCCACGTGATCGTCGGGTGACAAGTTCAATAGTGCGCGACGGATCGACGGGATTGCTCCTGCATGGCCCCTACAAACGGTTCCAGAATGGCGAATTAGTAGAAGAGGGGCATTACTACGCCGGAATGAAGGATGGCCGCTGGGAGCGGTATGATTCAAAATTTACGCTGCTGGATAAAACCTTTTGGCATCGGGGCCTGCCTGCTGAATCAAAAGTAACGTACTATGATTCTACCCACCACAAGGTCAAAGAGATTATTCCTATGGAATACGGGAAAGTGAAGGGTACGTACATGGCCTTCCACGAGAACGGCTTACTGGCCGAAGAAGGCAAATACGACAATGGCGTGAAAATAGGCCGATGGACAGAGTTCTACCCAATTAATCCCAGTGGCCGTCGGATGCGCCACAAACTGACCCAGTATGGCAGCGATCAGTGGGATAAAGACTTCGAAAGCTTCGTGATTACGGAGTGGGACGAAAAAGGGAAAGTTATTTACGAACACTCGAAGGAGAAGGTTGTCGAAGCCGAAGAGTCCGACAATTAA
- a CDS encoding acetyltransferase, with protein MENPVLIFGAGSIGLTALDLFQRNGVIVYGLLDDKKELHGKEFGDVSVLGETDDDGFLKLIGQKCEAFVAISDVRVRKRLVKMLNDRRKVQPVNAIHDKAIVSTLATLGHGNLIAANVVINPYAEIGQHCLLQSNVVIDTQAKLGNYVHVGTGSIINSNVTIEEGAFVGTGVTIVAGVTIGKNARIGAGSVVIEDVDANLTIFGNPAKPL; from the coding sequence ATGGAGAATCCAGTGTTGATTTTTGGGGCTGGCAGTATTGGATTGACTGCCCTGGACCTGTTCCAGCGGAACGGTGTCATCGTGTATGGGCTGCTGGACGATAAGAAAGAGTTACACGGTAAAGAGTTTGGGGACGTGTCGGTACTGGGCGAAACCGACGACGATGGCTTTCTGAAACTGATCGGTCAGAAGTGTGAAGCCTTCGTCGCTATTAGTGATGTGCGCGTTCGGAAACGGCTGGTGAAGATGCTGAACGACCGCCGGAAGGTGCAGCCTGTGAACGCCATCCATGATAAAGCCATTGTATCGACGCTGGCAACCCTGGGTCACGGTAACCTGATTGCGGCTAACGTCGTCATAAACCCGTATGCTGAAATTGGCCAGCATTGCCTGTTGCAAAGCAACGTAGTGATCGACACCCAGGCCAAGCTGGGCAACTACGTCCATGTTGGTACGGGAAGTATCATCAACAGCAACGTAACGATTGAAGAAGGGGCATTTGTGGGGACAGGCGTAACGATTGTGGCGGGTGTAACGATTGGTAAAAATGCCCGTATCGGAGCAGGTTCGGTAGTAATTGAAGACGTTGACGCAAACCTTACCATCTTCGGTAATCCGGCGAAACCGCTATAA
- a CDS encoding UDP-2,3-diacylglucosamine diphosphatase: protein MKSSTQFRTIVLSDIHLGTTGSKAKEATDFLRNYSCQKLILNGDIIDGWQLKQYGTWKKKHTAFFKTVLKQIVHYDTKVVYLRGNHDDFLDQVMPLKVGKNFSIRKDYTLTSGTKRFYITHGDVFDSITSQMKWLAYLGDIGYTFLLWTNKFYNQYRSWRGLPYYSLSQRIKSRIKQAVNYISDYEQKLTELAKARQCDGVICGHIHQPAIHEFDGIIYMNSGDWVESLSALVEDHDGNWSLLYYTSDLSEDDEESRFKPAEKMV from the coding sequence ATGAAATCAAGTACGCAGTTCCGGACGATTGTGCTTTCTGATATCCACCTCGGCACTACCGGGTCGAAAGCCAAGGAGGCTACCGATTTTTTACGCAACTACTCCTGCCAGAAGCTTATTCTCAATGGCGACATCATTGATGGCTGGCAGTTAAAGCAGTATGGTACCTGGAAAAAGAAACACACCGCATTTTTTAAAACGGTTTTAAAGCAAATCGTTCACTACGACACAAAAGTAGTGTACCTGCGCGGCAACCACGACGACTTCCTGGATCAGGTAATGCCGCTCAAAGTGGGCAAGAACTTTTCGATCCGAAAAGATTATACGCTCACCTCAGGTACCAAACGATTCTATATCACTCACGGCGATGTATTCGATTCCATTACGTCGCAGATGAAGTGGCTGGCTTATCTGGGCGACATAGGCTACACGTTCCTGCTCTGGACAAATAAGTTTTATAACCAGTATCGATCCTGGCGGGGTCTACCCTACTATTCGCTATCGCAGCGTATCAAAAGCCGTATCAAGCAAGCCGTCAATTACATCTCCGACTACGAACAGAAACTCACTGAACTGGCCAAGGCCCGTCAGTGCGACGGGGTTATCTGCGGCCATATTCACCAGCCTGCCATCCACGAGTTCGACGGTATTATTTATATGAACTCCGGTGACTGGGTGGAGTCTCTAAGCGCGCTGGTCGAAGATCACGACGGAAACTGGAGCTTGCTTTACTACACCTCTGATCTGTCGGAAGATGATGAAGAATCCCGTTTCAAGCCAGCTGAAAAAATGGTCTAA
- a CDS encoding DUF420 domain-containing protein: METIQPVHEQKANRVINILSLAIPIAVAVLLGIRQKVDLGAWTDYLPHINGVINSLTSLLLLVGFYFIRQKNVAAHRLTMLTAFGLGSIFLVSYILYHLTHDSTPFGGQGWIRPVYYFLLVSHIGLSVIVVWFVLRAVYFALSNQILKHKQTVKWTFPIWLYVSITGVIVYLLIKPYYIHQL; encoded by the coding sequence ATGGAAACAATACAGCCAGTACATGAACAAAAAGCTAACCGGGTCATCAACATTTTATCGCTGGCTATTCCGATTGCCGTTGCTGTATTATTAGGCATTCGGCAAAAGGTTGATCTGGGAGCGTGGACAGATTATCTACCACATATTAACGGTGTCATTAACTCACTGACCTCCCTGCTTCTACTTGTGGGTTTTTATTTTATCCGGCAAAAGAACGTAGCGGCTCATAGACTCACAATGTTGACAGCCTTTGGACTGGGCTCTATTTTCCTGGTAAGCTACATCCTGTATCACTTAACGCATGACTCAACGCCATTTGGGGGGCAAGGCTGGATCAGACCTGTATATTATTTTTTGTTGGTTTCGCACATTGGTTTATCCGTCATCGTTGTCTGGTTTGTGCTGCGAGCCGTCTATTTTGCCCTGAGTAATCAAATTCTGAAGCATAAGCAGACGGTGAAGTGGACCTTCCCGATCTGGCTGTATGTGAGCATCACTGGGGTAATTGTGTATTTATTGATTAAACCATATTACATACATCAACTGTAG
- a CDS encoding RNA polymerase sigma factor, whose product MLRIIPFFTTEAQLIAALKRGENRAHKLVYERFSGKMLAVCTRYCTNRDDAEEVMLDGFMRVFEKIGQFREDGSFEGWIRRIMVTESLMFLRRNKQLRQEVALDDMLIEPDYDWADATLNENDLLGLIGQLPEGYRSIFNLYAIESYTHAEIAELLGISEGTSKSQLSRARALLQASLKKLEQQQHNERTYQKTAS is encoded by the coding sequence ATGCTACGGATTATACCTTTTTTCACGACAGAAGCGCAATTAATCGCTGCGTTGAAGCGGGGGGAAAACCGTGCGCATAAGCTGGTATACGAACGATTTTCCGGCAAAATGCTGGCTGTCTGTACTCGCTACTGCACCAATCGGGATGACGCCGAAGAGGTTATGCTTGATGGTTTCATGCGAGTCTTCGAAAAGATAGGCCAGTTCCGGGAGGATGGCAGCTTCGAAGGCTGGATTCGGCGGATCATGGTAACAGAATCCCTTATGTTCCTGCGCCGGAACAAGCAATTACGTCAGGAGGTAGCACTAGATGATATGCTGATCGAACCTGATTACGACTGGGCCGATGCAACGCTGAATGAAAATGATCTTCTTGGGTTGATTGGACAACTGCCCGAAGGGTATCGTAGTATTTTCAACTTGTACGCTATTGAAAGCTATACCCATGCGGAGATAGCTGAACTGCTAGGTATATCAGAAGGAACATCAAAGTCTCAATTAAGCCGGGCTCGTGCTTTGCTACAAGCCAGCCTGAAAAAATTAGAACAGCAACAACACAATGAACGAACCTATCAAAAAACAGCCAGTTGA
- a CDS encoding DUF983 domain-containing protein, translated as MESDSKLQAASKGLCPRCHQGKIFKKPFYNLKRFDEMYEHCPHCGLRYEVEPGYFIGAMYISYAISGGVALVMGFLLFYFGGDPDGWVYAAAVAPVMVLIAPVNFRISRIIWLYYVAGIKYEKGL; from the coding sequence ATGGAAAGCGACTCGAAATTGCAGGCCGCGTCAAAAGGGCTTTGTCCTAGATGCCACCAGGGAAAGATTTTTAAGAAGCCGTTCTACAATTTAAAAAGGTTTGATGAAATGTATGAGCACTGTCCGCATTGCGGGTTGCGGTACGAAGTTGAGCCAGGATACTTTATCGGAGCTATGTACATCAGCTACGCCATATCAGGTGGAGTTGCGCTGGTGATGGGCTTTCTACTATTTTATTTTGGCGGTGATCCCGACGGGTGGGTATATGCCGCAGCAGTAGCCCCAGTCATGGTATTGATCGCGCCGGTCAACTTCAGAATATCAAGAATTATCTGGCTGTACTATGTGGCTGGGATTAAATACGAGAAAGGGCTGTAA
- a CDS encoding tetratricopeptide repeat protein, giving the protein MRVRMNLMQWSLMVLPLLSAAQTRPLITSARSGDTVRQSKPERPGDETIANDAGAAVTEAATVSQASLNILPLFGERTKTAGQIDQEIHFLNDCDRNFASRSEASAFFSTRGWDYITDGQLDTAAYRFNLSWLLDNKNVDAYWGLGVVCYQKDHLVDAIRMLKKGLMIADSNMVLLTDLATVEIKHFQQKQDKRTLDDAQTHLTQAVSLKPNATAYQKLSLISFLRADYPKAWEYFHQAREIDLSQLDLTYLNDLLAKLPDPQGVFK; this is encoded by the coding sequence ATGCGTGTTCGAATGAATCTGATGCAGTGGAGCTTAATGGTTTTGCCCCTTTTGTCGGCGGCACAAACCAGACCGCTTATTACGTCGGCGCGTTCAGGTGACACCGTTCGTCAGTCGAAGCCAGAACGCCCGGGCGACGAAACAATCGCCAACGACGCCGGGGCTGCGGTAACGGAGGCTGCTACCGTCAGTCAGGCTTCCCTCAACATACTTCCGTTATTTGGCGAGCGGACAAAAACAGCAGGTCAGATTGACCAGGAAATTCATTTCCTGAACGACTGCGACCGCAACTTTGCGAGCCGGTCTGAAGCCAGTGCATTCTTTTCCACCCGGGGCTGGGATTATATTACGGATGGTCAGCTGGACACGGCGGCTTACCGCTTCAACCTATCGTGGCTGCTCGACAACAAAAATGTTGATGCATACTGGGGGCTGGGCGTTGTCTGCTACCAGAAAGATCACCTGGTCGATGCTATCCGAATGCTGAAGAAAGGGCTTATGATTGCAGACAGTAATATGGTACTGCTGACAGATCTGGCAACCGTCGAGATCAAGCACTTCCAGCAGAAACAGGATAAACGTACGCTGGACGACGCCCAGACTCACCTGACGCAGGCCGTTTCTTTGAAACCCAATGCAACAGCCTATCAGAAACTATCGCTGATCAGTTTCCTTCGGGCCGATTATCCGAAAGCCTGGGAATATTTTCACCAGGCCCGGGAAATTGACTTGTCGCAGCTTGATTTAACGTATCTGAACGATCTGCTGGCTAAACTTCCCGACCCGCAGGGCGTATTCAAATAG